A single region of the Cereibacter sphaeroides 2.4.1 genome encodes:
- a CDS encoding complex I NDUFA9 subunit family protein encodes MSKLVTIYGGSGFVGRYIARRMAQEGWRVRVAVRRPNEALFVKPYGVVGQVEPVFCNIRDDASVRAVMHGADAVVNCVGILAESGKNRFQSVQAEGAARVARIAAAEGVQTLVQLSAIGADAQSPSAYGRTKAAGEAAVREAFPRAVILRPSVIFGPEDDFFNRFAQMTRFSPVLPVVGGATKFQPVFVDDVAQAAVAGVLGRAAPGTYELGGPDVETFRDLMKMLLRVVERRKLIVNVPFWVANLIGGALDLVQTATFGLLANKTLTRDQVRNLRRDNIVAPDAKGLADLGISPTAMEAVLPEYLWSFRPSGQYASIKASARNLRKT; translated from the coding sequence ATGAGCAAGCTTGTGACGATCTACGGCGGGTCGGGCTTCGTGGGACGTTACATCGCCCGCCGGATGGCCCAGGAAGGCTGGCGCGTGCGCGTGGCCGTTCGCCGTCCGAACGAGGCGCTGTTCGTCAAGCCCTACGGTGTCGTGGGGCAGGTGGAGCCCGTCTTCTGCAACATCCGCGACGATGCCTCGGTGCGCGCCGTCATGCACGGCGCGGATGCGGTGGTGAACTGCGTGGGGATCCTTGCCGAAAGCGGCAAGAACCGATTCCAGTCGGTGCAGGCCGAAGGCGCCGCCCGCGTGGCGCGGATCGCCGCCGCCGAGGGCGTGCAGACGCTGGTGCAGCTGTCGGCCATCGGCGCCGATGCGCAGTCGCCGAGCGCCTATGGCCGCACCAAGGCCGCAGGCGAGGCGGCCGTGCGCGAGGCCTTCCCGCGGGCGGTGATCCTGCGTCCGTCGGTGATCTTCGGACCCGAGGACGATTTCTTCAACCGCTTCGCCCAGATGACGCGCTTCAGTCCGGTGCTGCCGGTCGTCGGCGGCGCGACGAAATTCCAGCCGGTCTTCGTCGATGACGTGGCGCAGGCGGCGGTGGCGGGCGTCCTCGGCCGGGCGGCGCCGGGCACCTACGAACTGGGCGGCCCGGATGTGGAGACCTTCCGCGACCTGATGAAGATGCTTCTGCGCGTGGTCGAGCGGCGCAAGCTGATCGTGAACGTGCCCTTCTGGGTCGCGAACCTGATCGGCGGCGCGCTGGATCTGGTGCAGACGGCGACCTTCGGGCTGCTGGCCAACAAGACCCTGACCCGCGATCAGGTGCGCAACCTCCGCCGCGACAATATCGTGGCCCCCGACGCCAAGGGCCTCGCCGATCTCGGCATCTCGCCCACCGCGATGGAGGCCGTGCTGCCGGAATATCTCTGGAGCTTCCGGCCGTCGGGGCAATATGCCTCGATCAAGGCTTCGGCGCGGAACCTGCGCAAGACCTGA
- a CDS encoding undecaprenyl-diphosphate phosphatase, whose translation MLDSTTLVALVLGLLEGLTEFIPVSSTGHLLLAGHFLGFESAGRSFEVVIQLGAVLAVLTVYAAKLVSVIRAAPHDPRAFRFLVAVLVAFLPAVVIGVLAHGFIKAVLFETPILIATMLILGGIVLLFVDRMAPEPRYDDAMDLPLNVALKIGFIQCLAMVPGVSRSGATIVGGLMLGAGKRAAAEFSFFLSMPTMAGAFAFDLFKNRDVLDASALGEIAVGFVAAFVAAVLVVRWLLGYVSRHGYALFGWWRIAVGSVALAALLAGY comes from the coding sequence ATGCTGGACTCGACGACTTTGGTCGCTCTTGTTCTGGGACTGCTGGAAGGCCTGACAGAGTTCATTCCCGTCTCCTCGACGGGGCACCTGCTGCTGGCCGGGCACTTCCTTGGATTTGAAAGCGCGGGGCGCAGCTTCGAGGTGGTGATCCAGCTCGGTGCGGTGCTGGCGGTGCTGACGGTCTATGCCGCCAAGCTCGTCTCGGTGATCCGGGCCGCGCCGCACGACCCGAGGGCCTTCCGTTTTCTCGTGGCGGTGCTGGTGGCCTTCCTGCCCGCGGTGGTGATCGGCGTGCTTGCGCACGGCTTCATCAAGGCGGTGCTGTTCGAGACGCCGATCCTCATCGCGACCATGCTGATCCTCGGGGGGATCGTGCTGCTCTTCGTCGACCGGATGGCGCCGGAGCCCCGCTATGACGATGCGATGGACCTGCCGCTGAACGTGGCGCTGAAGATCGGCTTCATCCAGTGTCTCGCCATGGTGCCGGGCGTGTCGCGGTCGGGCGCGACCATCGTCGGGGGGCTGATGCTGGGCGCGGGCAAGCGCGCGGCGGCGGAGTTCTCCTTCTTCCTCTCCATGCCCACCATGGCCGGCGCCTTCGCCTTCGACCTCTTCAAGAACCGCGACGTGCTGGACGCTTCGGCTCTGGGCGAGATTGCGGTAGGCTTCGTGGCAGCCTTCGTGGCGGCGGTTCTCGTGGTGCGCTGGCTGCTCGGCTATGTGAGCCGGCATGGCTACGCGCTGTTCGGCTGGTGGCGAATCGCAGTGGGATCGGTGGCTCTGGCGGCATTGCTGGCAGGCTACTGA